From a region of the Daphnia pulicaria isolate SC F1-1A chromosome 1, SC_F0-13Bv2, whole genome shotgun sequence genome:
- the LOC124320827 gene encoding very-long-chain 3-oxoacyl-CoA reductase-like, with protein sequence MSCSCIAEVVGWAVLVIFTAKTVYNLIHFAYTTFLGRLLGRGIDLKSCGPWAVVTGATDGIGKSFAKELAAAGLNVVLVSRTSAKLKAVADEIKNENSSIQVKTIAVDFTDGQKIYVTLKEELSKLQIGILINNVGMLNGFGRRFGNVEDDKSIHDIINCNILSMARMCHMVLPQMIKRQNGVIVNIGSLSSAMPTPLLTIYGATKAFVEKFSRDLAAEVKSLGVTVQTVHPGYVATNMASHMKPSLLSPDPNTFAAATLRTLGLEQRTAGYWTHKIQLHFTDLANFFIPRPLLERGVLKHMEELAKSIKKASKSR encoded by the exons atgtCGTGTTCCTGCATTGCAGAAGTCGTTGGCTGGGCAGTTTTGGTGATCTTCACAGCAAAAACCGTATACAATCTTATTCATTTTGCTTACACAACGTTTTTAGGCCGTTTGCTAGGACGTGGAATCGACCTTAAATCTTGCGGGCCATGGgcag TTGTTACCGGTGCTACGGATGGCATTGGAAAATCTTTTGcaaaagaa cttgctgctgctggattgaATGTCGTTCTAGTTAGTCGAACGTCCGCAAAACTCAAGGCAGTTGCCGATGAAATCA AGAACGAAAACAGTTCGATCCAGGTGAAAACGATCGCTGTAGACTTTACCGATGGCCAAAAAATCTACGTCACTCTCAAAGAGGAACTGAGCAAGTTGCAGATTGGTATTCTGATCAATAACGTTGGCATGTTGAATGGTTTCGGTCGGCGTTTCGGAAATGTCGAAGATGACAAAAGTATTCACGACATTATCAACTGTAACATTTTGAGCATGGCGCGGATGTGTCACATGGTTTTACCCCAAATGATCAAACGCCAAAACGGCGTCATCGTGAATATCGGATCGCTCTCGAGCGCAATGCCAACGCCTCTCCTCACCATTTATGGTGCAACGAAA GCATTTGTTGAGAAATTCTCCCGAGATTTAGCTGCCGAAGTGAAATCGTTGGGCGTTACAGTTCAAACTGTCCATCCGGGATACGTTGCCACGAATATGGCAAGCCACATGAAACCCTCGTTGTTGAGCCCTGATCCCAATACGTTTGCAGCAGCAACTCTGCGTACTCTTGGACTAGAACAACGAACCGCAGGATATTGGACGCATAAAATACAA TTGCATTTCACGGACCTTGCCAATTTCTTCATACCTCGCCCGCTGTTGGAACGTGGGGTGCTCAAGCACATGGAAGAATTAGCGAAATCCATTAAAAAAGCCAGCAAGTCTCGCTAA
- the LOC124329011 gene encoding very-long-chain 3-oxoacyl-CoA reductase-like yields the protein MAFVVLVVGWIVLGLLGLKVLYSLFNFIYCVKLSAALGHSLDLRRYGPWAVVTGATDGLGEAYAWKLASLGMNIVLIGRSHSKLQEVAYDIKREHRTIQIRTIAADFTEGESIYPLLKFELVNLPSGVGMLINNVGMDVATSQFDVLSPEEEIQKIINCNIMAMARLTNLLLPGMRSRQRGIIINVGSIWGTGTWCSTDQFEPCSIIYGATKAFVDKFSHDLAVECRQDGIIVQSVMPTVLATKMHGLQDMPSMFVPKPETFVDANFSTLGIESRTAAYWLHKILLYWREVLHFTLPGSIAQWFSRKIYVGIKVQKLWTEKMTTVK from the exons ATGGCATTCGTCGTTTTAGTAGTTGGATGGATTGTGCTGGGACTGCTGGGCTTAAAGGTGTTGTACAGtttgttcaattttatttactgtGTTAAACTGAGTGCTGCGCTTGGCCACAGTCTGGATTTACGACGATATGGACCCTGGGCGG TGGTGACTGGAGCAACAGATGGGTTGGGTGAAGCTTACGCTTGGaag CTTGCTTCCTTAGGAATGAACATCGTGCTCATCGGCCGATCGCACAGCAAGCTTCAAGAAGTGGCATACGATATCA AGCGAGAGCATCGCACAATCCAGATAAGAACGATCGCTGCCGATTTCACCGAAGGAGAGTCCATTTACCCGCTGCTGAAATTCGAGCTAGTCAACCTACCATCAGGAGTGGGAATGCTGATTAACAATGTGGGAATGGACGTGGCAACGAGTCAATTTGACGTACTGTcgccagaagaagaaatccagaaAATAATCAACTGCAACATTATGGCCATGGCGAGATTGACGAATTTATTGCTACCCGGAATGAGGAGTAGACAACGCGGAATCATTATCAACGTGGGATCCATATGGGGCACGGGCACTTGGTGTTCGACGGACCAATTCGAACCCTGTTCTATCATTTATGGGGCGACAAAA GCTTTCGTGGACAAATTTTCTCATGACTTGGCAGTCGAGTGCCGTCAGGACGGAATAATTGTTCAATCCGTAATGCCAACAGTGCTGGCAACGAAAATGCACGGATTACAAGACATGCCGTCGATGTTTGTACCCAAACCTGAGACATTTGTGGACGCTAATTTTTCAACACTTGGTATCGAATCAAGAACTGCAGCGTACTGGCTTCACAAAATATTG CTCTACTGGCGAGAGGTTTTGCATTTTACTCTGCCAGGTTCTATAGCCCAGTGGTTTTCTAGGAAAATATATGTTGGAATCAAAGTGCAAAAGCTATGGACTGAAAAAATGACTACTGTCAAATAA
- the LOC124328984 gene encoding collagen alpha-1(I) chain-like isoform X2, with the protein MNTVVVLALLVAVTLAAPSQPGKRAPAAVSKYPAGPSKYLNPYTSDGSEEEEDSNIHKQWNAFLIEYLPRLTQSAVAPGAYAGTYNSPPTFIAGPPGPAGPQGEKGDKGETGPQGPSGKDGSNGEKGEKGESGPQGAKGEKGDQGGKGSDGLPGAPSYVRGPVGPVGAPGKDGQNGNDGASGKDGKDGAPGSPGPKGEKGSDGEKGSTGEKGETGSQGPQGETGVAGPQGYPGPSGEIGPVGPKGETGGTGPKGPKGNPGVPGPKGKTGPKGKTGPAGTVAYGERSYPASTGMYIPVVAAEYGPSASSSYGQAVPQNWYQSPAYKKTNKYSSNNSEEERA; encoded by the exons ATGAATACTGTG GTTGTTTTAGCGCTTCTTGTCGCAGTGACTTTAGCTGCTCCTTCACAGCCTGGTAAACGTGCTCCAGCAGCAGTTTCTAAATATCCAGCAGGACCCTCCAAATATTTGAATCCGTACACATCCGATGgctccgaagaagaagaagactcaAACATCCATAAACAGTGGAACGCTTTCCTAATCGA ATATCTTCCCAGGCTGACACAATCAGCTGTTGCCCCTGGAGCCTATGCAGGTACATATAATTCTCCACCAACATTTATTGCTGGACCACCTGGACCAGCTGGACCACAAGGAGAAAAGGGAGA TAAGGGAGAAACTGGGCCTCAAGGACCATCTGGCAAAGACGGATCTAATGgtgaaaaaggtgaaaaaggCGAATCTGGTCCTCAAGGAGCCAAAGGAGAAAAGGGAGACCAAGGTGGAAAAGGCAGTGATGGACTTCCAGGTGCCCCCAGCTATGTGCGTGGACCGGTTGGGCCTGTCGGCGCACCTGGAAAAGATGGTCAGAATGGCAATGATGGCGCTTCCGGTAAAGATGGAAAAGACGGTGCTCCAGGCTCACCAG GCCCCAAGGGAGAGAAAGGAAGTGACGGAGAAAAAGGTTCTACTggcgaaaaaggagaaacaggATCTCAAGGACCGCAAGGCGAAACCGGAGTTGCCGGCCCACAAGGGTATCCTGGCCCGTCTGGAGAAATTGGTCCAGTTGGGCCAAAAGGAGAAACCGGTGGTACTGGACCCAAAGGACCTAAAGGAAACCCAGGCGTTCCAGGCCCTAAAGGAAAAACTGGGCCCAAAGGAAAAACGGGACCGGCTGGAACTGTTGCTTACGGAGAAAGAAGTTATCCCGCTTCAACAGGCATGTATATACCTGTGGTAGCGGCGGAATATGGACCATCAGCCAGTTCCAGTTATGGACAAGCTGTACCTCAGAACTGGTATCAGTCTCCAGCTTACAAGAAGACCAACAAGTATTCTTCGAACAACTCTGAAGAAGAAAGGGCCTAA
- the LOC124328984 gene encoding collagen alpha-1(I) chain-like isoform X1, with protein sequence MNTVVVLALLVAVTLAAPSQPGKRAPAAVSKYPAGPSKYLNPYTSDGSEEEEDSNIHKQWNAFLIEYLPRLTQSAVAPGAYAGTYNSPPTFIAGPPGPAGPQGEKGDKGETGSPGSQGIQGLPGADGTPGYQGEKGADGATGPTGEKGDKGEKGDSGSNGAPGTDGTPGSPGKDGQTGAVGPQGPKGETGQPGTSYSFPGPAGKPGSPGKDGAPGAKGETGPQGPSGKDGSNGEKGEKGESGPQGAKGEKGDQGGKGSDGLPGAPSYVRGPVGPVGAPGKDGQNGNDGASGKDGKDGAPGSPGPKGEKGSDGEKGSTGEKGETGSQGPQGETGVAGPQGYPGPSGEIGPVGPKGETGGTGPKGPKGNPGVPGPKGKTGPKGKTGPAGTVAYGERSYPASTGMYIPVVAAEYGPSASSSYGQAVPQNWYQSPAYKKTNKYSSNNSEEERA encoded by the exons ATGAATACTGTG GTTGTTTTAGCGCTTCTTGTCGCAGTGACTTTAGCTGCTCCTTCACAGCCTGGTAAACGTGCTCCAGCAGCAGTTTCTAAATATCCAGCAGGACCCTCCAAATATTTGAATCCGTACACATCCGATGgctccgaagaagaagaagactcaAACATCCATAAACAGTGGAACGCTTTCCTAATCGA ATATCTTCCCAGGCTGACACAATCAGCTGTTGCCCCTGGAGCCTATGCAGGTACATATAATTCTCCACCAACATTTATTGCTGGACCACCTGGACCAGCTGGACCACAAGGAGAAAAGGGAGACAAAGGAGAAACGGGCTCTCCAGGTTCACAAGGCATTCAAGGACTACCTGGTGCGGATGGAACTCCAGGATATCAAGGAGAAAAAGGTGCCGATGGAGCCACTGGGCCGACTGGTGAAAAAGGTGACAAAGGCGAAAAAGGAGATTCAGGATCGAATGGCGCTCCTGGCACAGATGGAACACCCGGATCGCCAGGAAAAGACGGGCAAACCGGAGCAGTTGGACCTCAAGGGCCAAAGGGTGAAACAGGCCAACCAGGCACATCTTACTCATTCCCTGGACCTGCTGGAAAGCCTGGATCACCTGGAAAAGATGGAGCCCCTGGTGCTAAGGGAGAAACTGGGCCTCAAGGACCATCTGGCAAAGACGGATCTAATGgtgaaaaaggtgaaaaaggCGAATCTGGTCCTCAAGGAGCCAAAGGAGAAAAGGGAGACCAAGGTGGAAAAGGCAGTGATGGACTTCCAGGTGCCCCCAGCTATGTGCGTGGACCGGTTGGGCCTGTCGGCGCACCTGGAAAAGATGGTCAGAATGGCAATGATGGCGCTTCCGGTAAAGATGGAAAAGACGGTGCTCCAGGCTCACCAG GCCCCAAGGGAGAGAAAGGAAGTGACGGAGAAAAAGGTTCTACTggcgaaaaaggagaaacaggATCTCAAGGACCGCAAGGCGAAACCGGAGTTGCCGGCCCACAAGGGTATCCTGGCCCGTCTGGAGAAATTGGTCCAGTTGGGCCAAAAGGAGAAACCGGTGGTACTGGACCCAAAGGACCTAAAGGAAACCCAGGCGTTCCAGGCCCTAAAGGAAAAACTGGGCCCAAAGGAAAAACGGGACCGGCTGGAACTGTTGCTTACGGAGAAAGAAGTTATCCCGCTTCAACAGGCATGTATATACCTGTGGTAGCGGCGGAATATGGACCATCAGCCAGTTCCAGTTATGGACAAGCTGTACCTCAGAACTGGTATCAGTCTCCAGCTTACAAGAAGACCAACAAGTATTCTTCGAACAACTCTGAAGAAGAAAGGGCCTAA